A single genomic interval of Amblyomma americanum isolate KBUSLIRL-KWMA chromosome 11, ASM5285725v1, whole genome shotgun sequence harbors:
- the LOC144109607 gene encoding membrane metallo-endopeptidase-like 1 has translation MLDLLALRVALHVFRHQVARGSRRFHMGAVSSGANVTYGTDQLLFYGFAMDRCEAYDEAYLQQRTVNGLRSPAPTLVNGPLRNLRTFARAFNCSRGSPMSPERICKLQVASDRRRA, from the exons ATGCTCGACCTATTGGCCCTACGTGTCGCCCTGCACGTGTTCCGTCACCAGGTGGCGCGTGGGAGCCGCCG GTTTCATATGGGTGCAGTTAGTTCGGGTGCAAACGTGACGTACGGCACAGACCAGCTGCTGTTCTACGGGTTCGCCATGGACCGGTGCGAGGCCTACGACGAGGCTTACCTACAGCAGCGCACGGTCAACGGGCTGCGCTCGCCTGCTCCGACGCTCGTCAATGGACCACTCAGGAACCTCCGGACTTTCGCGAGGGCTTTCAACTGCTCACGGGGTTCGCCAATGAGTCCCGAGCGCATATGCAAGCTTCAGGTTGCGTCGGATCGTCGTCGTGCTTAG